From Microcystis aeruginosa NIES-2549, a single genomic window includes:
- a CDS encoding efflux RND transporter permease subunit, whose amino-acid sequence MKESWRERLNISRIAINAPRLTIAFWLAVAVAGILAFSSLKYALFPDISFPVVIINAQADLATAITTEQQLTKPLENPLFSLPGCRDVSSTTSPGQSVISIFFKIGTNLDKATAAVKQTISQVPLPPQATTEVIPVDLNESATVTYALVSEQKTLEELSQIAQDNLIPPLKALPGTAKVNLLGQGTVREDNPHKSLTRPLPTLVRFNGQEAIAVQVIKKGAANSLDLVAQAEKRVKDIAQKLPDVKIILAETQAEYIRAALQGTIDDLLLAVLLSVLVILIFLGSFAATIISALVIPLSLLGTFIIMAIYGFNLETLTLLALALVIGIVVDDAIVDVENISRLIDAGETPKNAALKGTREIGLAVTASTLTIVAVFIPVAFMGGAVGQFFQPFGLTVSAAVIFSLLVARTLSPVLAVYWLKPQARAKMTKQKRPIENAYRRLLNWSLRHRLLVIAIALITFFAGIALIPFISRGFIPRLDRGEFNLVYTSPLPKITQISPNKPKNKSSTDSFAWISQLASSPESFLLRRTVRDGSKLEAPILRDGEVESTFMIAGLRGEPNRGKIHVKLKGDRKSHTSGVQQRIRQILPTIRGVNVSVEDIPFVQTEAEKPIQIAIKSDNLPLLRDSAEKLRVEAAKIAGLKDISLSSRLNERGDFLAIERLNGQQAIFLSANLSPDLGLEDAAIKIEGIPLPEGITLQRWGTSSQSSDVLGSFGRTLILATILMLGVLWLLFRRLLETIVIALCLPLAIVGAMLGLLVTGSEFSMISLIGFIFLLGLLDKNAVLLLDYTNQLRQQGWSREQAVLETGMIRLRPILMTTCSTILGMIPLALGLGTGAELRQPMAMVIVGGLVTSSLLSLIVVPVLYLSLEDVWNRIKASQK is encoded by the coding sequence ATGAAAGAATCGTGGCGAGAACGTCTGAATATCTCTCGAATAGCGATTAATGCCCCGAGGTTAACCATTGCTTTCTGGTTAGCGGTGGCAGTGGCGGGAATTTTGGCTTTTAGTTCCTTAAAATACGCTCTTTTCCCCGATATCAGCTTTCCAGTCGTAATAATTAACGCTCAAGCGGATTTAGCTACTGCTATCACCACGGAACAGCAATTAACTAAACCCCTAGAAAATCCCCTTTTCTCTCTCCCCGGTTGTCGGGATGTGTCCTCGACTACTTCCCCCGGACAGTCAGTAATCAGCATTTTCTTTAAAATTGGCACAAATTTAGACAAAGCCACTGCAGCAGTTAAACAGACTATCTCGCAAGTCCCTTTACCCCCTCAAGCTACCACAGAAGTTATCCCCGTTGATTTAAATGAGTCGGCAACAGTCACATATGCGCTGGTGAGTGAGCAGAAAACTCTAGAAGAATTAAGCCAAATCGCCCAAGATAATTTAATTCCGCCCTTAAAAGCTCTTCCTGGTACGGCTAAAGTTAATTTACTCGGTCAAGGTACAGTTAGGGAAGATAATCCCCATAAAAGCTTAACCCGACCATTGCCCACGCTGGTGCGCTTTAACGGCCAAGAGGCGATCGCAGTGCAGGTAATCAAAAAAGGTGCCGCCAATAGTCTCGATCTCGTTGCTCAAGCAGAAAAACGGGTTAAAGACATAGCACAAAAACTGCCCGATGTCAAGATAATTTTAGCTGAAACCCAAGCGGAATATATTCGCGCTGCCCTACAAGGCACGATCGATGATTTACTTTTGGCAGTTTTGCTGTCAGTGCTGGTGATCTTGATATTTTTAGGCAGTTTCGCCGCTACAATCATTTCTGCTCTGGTTATCCCCCTATCTCTTTTGGGGACTTTCATTATCATGGCCATCTATGGGTTTAATCTGGAAACCCTGACGCTGCTGGCTCTCGCTTTGGTGATCGGCATTGTCGTGGATGATGCGATCGTGGATGTGGAGAATATTTCCCGTTTAATCGATGCGGGGGAAACCCCGAAAAATGCGGCACTTAAGGGGACAAGGGAGATCGGATTAGCTGTCACTGCTTCCACTTTAACCATTGTTGCCGTGTTTATACCCGTGGCTTTTATGGGGGGTGCGGTGGGGCAGTTTTTCCAACCCTTCGGTTTAACTGTCTCGGCTGCGGTGATTTTTTCCCTGTTGGTTGCCCGAACTTTATCGCCAGTTTTGGCAGTATATTGGCTGAAACCGCAGGCACGGGCAAAAATGACGAAACAAAAGCGACCAATTGAGAACGCCTATCGACGGCTCTTAAACTGGTCATTGCGTCATCGTTTGCTGGTCATTGCTATTGCCCTAATTACCTTTTTTGCGGGTATTGCCTTGATTCCTTTTATTTCTAGGGGATTTATTCCCCGACTCGATCGCGGCGAGTTTAATCTGGTTTATACTTCTCCTTTGCCGAAAATAACGCAAATTAGCCCTAATAAACCAAAAAATAAGAGTTCTACTGATAGTTTCGCTTGGATTTCCCAGTTAGCGAGTTCTCCCGAAAGTTTTCTCCTGCGTCGCACTGTCCGGGATGGCAGCAAATTAGAAGCGCCGATTTTACGCGATGGGGAAGTGGAATCGACTTTTATGATCGCCGGTTTACGCGGTGAGCCGAATCGTGGCAAAATTCACGTTAAACTGAAGGGCGATCGTAAATCTCACACCAGTGGGGTGCAGCAACGGATTCGGCAAATTTTACCGACAATTAGAGGGGTGAATGTCAGTGTCGAGGACATTCCTTTTGTGCAGACGGAAGCGGAAAAGCCGATCCAAATTGCGATTAAAAGCGATAATTTGCCACTATTGCGCGATAGTGCCGAGAAATTGCGGGTTGAGGCCGCTAAAATCGCTGGTTTAAAGGATATTTCCCTATCATCTAGATTAAATGAGCGGGGGGATTTTTTGGCGATCGAGCGTTTAAATGGTCAACAGGCGATTTTTCTTAGTGCTAATCTCAGTCCGGATTTAGGCTTAGAAGATGCGGCGATTAAAATTGAAGGGATTCCTTTACCGGAAGGGATAACTTTACAGCGTTGGGGTACTTCTTCTCAAAGTAGCGATGTTTTGGGCAGTTTTGGTCGCACTTTAATCCTAGCGACAATTTTAATGTTAGGAGTTTTATGGTTATTATTCAGAAGACTGCTAGAAACTATCGTCATCGCTTTATGTTTACCTTTAGCGATTGTGGGGGCAATGTTAGGGTTATTGGTAACGGGTAGTGAGTTTAGTATGATTTCTTTGATCGGGTTTATCTTCCTCTTGGGATTACTGGATAAAAACGCTGTGTTATTGCTGGATTATACTAACCAATTGCGTCAACAGGGTTGGAGTCGGGAGCAAGCGGTTTTAGAAACGGGAATGATTAGGTTAAGACCGATTTTAATGACCACTTGTTCGACAATTTTAGGCATGATTCCGCTCGCTTTGGGATTGGGTACTGGTGCGGAATTGCGGCAACCCATGGCGATGGTAATTGTGGGAGGTTTAGTGACTTCTTCCCTGTTGAGTTTAATTGTTGTGCCTGTGTTATATCTAAGTTTAGAGGATGTTTGGAACCGGATTAAAGCCAGTCAAAAGTAG
- a CDS encoding FAD-binding domain-containing protein: MSNLILFWHRRDLRLSDNIGLSKARERSPKIIGVFCLDPAILEGDDIAPARVAYLLGCLEELEKNYRQKGSQLLIIRGNPSQTLVNLASNLSAKAVFFNLDIEPYARQRDQQVIAALQTKGIEVETFWDQLLHAPGQVLTLSKSPYTVYTPFWKNWSQLAKASPKTLENLQGLDENEGDKLTETINLPTLENLGFTWQNPLPLTPGEKAAHSRLEEFCQGVINNYQEDRNFPAFDGTSRLSAALKFGAIGIRTIWTATLELLENCRAEEAKNSIITWQQELAWREFYQHCLYFFPELAVGAYRKEFRHFPWQDNEEHFQAWCQGQTGYPIVDAAMRQLNETGWMHNRCRMIVASFLTKDLIINWQKGEKYFMQKLFDGDLAANNGGWQWSASSGMDPKPLRIFNPASQTQKFDPEGEYIRQWLPELASVDTEYLVTGKIPRLERHRCGYPEPIVDHNQQQKEFKRLYSNQKPKQ, from the coding sequence ATGTCAAATCTAATCCTTTTCTGGCATCGTCGCGATTTACGTCTCTCGGATAATATTGGACTGAGCAAAGCTAGGGAGCGCAGTCCGAAAATTATCGGGGTTTTCTGCCTCGATCCTGCTATTTTAGAAGGGGATGATATCGCCCCGGCTAGGGTTGCCTATCTCCTCGGTTGTCTAGAGGAATTAGAAAAAAATTATCGCCAAAAAGGTAGTCAATTACTGATTATTCGCGGCAACCCCAGTCAAACACTCGTCAACTTAGCCAGCAATTTATCGGCAAAAGCAGTTTTTTTTAACCTCGATATCGAACCCTACGCTCGTCAACGGGATCAACAGGTAATCGCCGCTTTACAAACAAAAGGAATTGAGGTAGAAACCTTCTGGGATCAACTTCTCCACGCTCCAGGACAAGTCCTCACCCTCTCAAAAAGTCCCTACACCGTATATACTCCTTTTTGGAAAAATTGGAGCCAATTAGCCAAAGCCAGCCCCAAAACCCTAGAAAACCTGCAAGGATTAGACGAAAATGAAGGGGACAAACTCACAGAAACTATTAACTTACCAACCCTAGAAAATTTAGGTTTTACTTGGCAAAATCCCTTACCCCTCACCCCCGGAGAAAAAGCCGCCCATAGCAGATTAGAAGAATTTTGTCAAGGGGTTATTAACAATTATCAAGAAGATCGTAACTTCCCCGCTTTCGATGGGACCTCGCGCTTGAGTGCCGCTTTAAAATTTGGGGCGATTGGCATCCGCACAATTTGGACGGCAACCCTAGAATTATTAGAAAATTGCCGGGCCGAGGAAGCAAAAAATAGTATTATCACTTGGCAGCAAGAGTTAGCTTGGCGGGAATTTTACCAGCATTGTCTCTATTTTTTCCCAGAATTGGCGGTCGGTGCTTATAGAAAAGAATTTCGTCATTTTCCTTGGCAGGATAACGAAGAACATTTTCAAGCTTGGTGCCAGGGACAAACCGGCTATCCGATCGTTGACGCGGCTATGCGACAATTAAATGAAACGGGATGGATGCACAATCGTTGTCGCATGATCGTGGCGAGTTTTTTAACCAAAGATTTAATTATTAACTGGCAAAAAGGCGAAAAATACTTCATGCAGAAACTTTTTGATGGCGATTTAGCCGCTAATAATGGTGGTTGGCAGTGGAGTGCCTCTAGTGGCATGGATCCGAAACCTTTAAGAATTTTTAATCCCGCTAGTCAGACACAAAAATTCGATCCGGAAGGGGAATATATTCGTCAGTGGTTGCCGGAATTAGCTTCCGTAGATACGGAATATTTAGTAACCGGAAAAATCCCCCGTTTAGAAAGACATCGTTGTGGTTATCCTGAGCCAATTGTCGATCATAATCAACAACAAAAAGAATTCAAACGACTCTATAGTAATCAGAAGCCAAAACAATAA
- a CDS encoding Rpn family recombination-promoting nuclease/putative transposase → MKQTTANYDEPWKEALTEYFEAFLHFFFPEVHQLIDWTKIPESLEKELKRITASAKTKKRFADKLYKVWLLRGEEIWILIHIEIQSQYEENFPQRMYIYNYRAFDLYQKPVISLAILGDERVNWRPDSYNYTIAGCEVSLKFPTVKLLDYEENWSELETSSNPFAIIVMAHLKTKATTGKLPEREQWKWRLIRGLYEKEFEREQIIKLFEIIDNMMTLSPELQSSLESKIKQFEEERTMPLISNMELRGRKIGEEIGELRGIERGKEIGKEIGALENARDFVKKVLENRLGDIPGDIGQCLNDASVISVLEEMLKAALIVNSFEECRKSFSIIINK, encoded by the coding sequence ATGAAACAAACAACCGCTAATTATGATGAACCCTGGAAAGAAGCATTAACCGAGTATTTTGAAGCATTTTTACATTTCTTCTTTCCCGAAGTTCACCAATTAATTGATTGGACAAAAATTCCCGAATCTCTAGAAAAAGAACTCAAACGGATTACCGCTTCAGCAAAGACAAAAAAACGTTTCGCTGACAAACTTTATAAAGTCTGGTTACTCAGGGGTGAAGAAATCTGGATTTTGATTCATATTGAAATTCAAAGTCAATACGAAGAAAATTTCCCTCAGAGGATGTATATTTATAACTATCGTGCCTTTGATTTGTATCAGAAACCAGTTATCAGTCTGGCAATTTTAGGAGATGAACGAGTAAATTGGCGACCAGATTCCTATAATTATACTATCGCTGGCTGTGAAGTGAGTCTGAAATTCCCAACGGTTAAATTACTGGACTATGAGGAAAACTGGTCAGAACTAGAAACAAGTAGCAATCCCTTTGCTATAATAGTCATGGCACACCTGAAAACAAAAGCGACTACTGGGAAGCTGCCAGAACGGGAACAGTGGAAGTGGAGGTTAATCAGGGGATTATATGAAAAGGAGTTCGAGAGGGAACAGATAATTAAACTGTTTGAAATCATCGACAATATGATGACTTTATCCCCTGAATTACAGTCAAGTTTAGAAAGTAAAATCAAACAATTTGAGGAGGAAAGAACCATGCCTTTAATAAGTAATATGGAGTTACGAGGAAGGAAAATTGGTGAGGAAATTGGGGAGTTACGAGGAATAGAACGCGGTAAGGAAATTGGTAAGGAAATTGGAGCGTTAGAAAATGCTCGTGATTTTGTGAAAAAAGTTTTGGAAAACCGACTAGGCGATATCCCTGGAGATATTGGACAATGTCTCAATGATGCTTCAGTTATTTCGGTTTTAGAAGAGATGTTAAAAGCCGCACTTATAGTAAATTCTTTTGAGGAGTGTAGGAAGTCTTTTAGTATCATCATAAATAAGTAG
- the psb32 gene encoding photosystem II repair protein Psb32, translating into MLKLLASLLLSCCVALAVSLSPAAAMGVYDLPILSPGAPTYVVDPVSAISAANEGKLNKDLKNLAEKTGQEVRMVVVRRLDYGQKIDNLADDILREWYPNPEDRTNQTIIVLDTLTNKTAMRVGEEAKPLLTEAIADSILSETMAVPLKDGGKYNQALLDASRRLTAVLSGEADPGPPEVATINIESTFTTAEETDDKSATIWVIVLLVLATVIPMVTYFWYAGFGR; encoded by the coding sequence ATGCTCAAATTATTAGCTTCTCTCCTTCTCTCCTGCTGTGTAGCCTTGGCTGTTTCCCTGTCACCGGCTGCTGCTATGGGAGTCTATGACCTCCCTATTTTAAGCCCCGGAGCGCCCACTTATGTGGTCGATCCCGTTTCGGCCATTAGTGCCGCTAACGAGGGAAAATTAAATAAAGACCTGAAAAATCTCGCCGAAAAAACCGGCCAAGAAGTGAGAATGGTGGTAGTCCGGCGCTTGGATTACGGTCAAAAAATTGACAATTTAGCCGATGATATCCTGAGAGAATGGTATCCTAATCCTGAAGATCGGACTAATCAAACTATCATCGTCCTTGATACTTTAACCAATAAAACTGCTATGCGGGTTGGGGAGGAAGCAAAACCCCTATTAACCGAAGCTATTGCCGATAGTATCCTCTCGGAAACTATGGCAGTTCCCCTCAAAGATGGGGGAAAATATAATCAAGCTTTACTCGATGCTAGTCGTCGTCTAACGGCGGTACTTTCTGGAGAAGCAGATCCCGGACCGCCGGAAGTAGCGACAATTAATATCGAAAGTACCTTTACTACCGCAGAGGAAACTGACGATAAAAGTGCCACAATTTGGGTGATAGTTTTACTGGTTTTAGCTACAGTAATCCCCATGGTCACCTATTTTTGGTACGCTGGTTTCGGTCGCTAA
- a CDS encoding DUF4351 domain-containing protein, with amino-acid sequence MTNNIDHDRLFKELISTFFVEFIELFFPQLMDYLDRDSITFLDKEVFTDVTEGERYESDLVAQVKFRGKESFFLIHVEAQESSRKWFNRRMFTYFARFHEKFVLPIYPIVIFSYSKPKRAAISQYVVDFPDLKVLEFNYQVVQLNRLNWRDFLNQPNPVASALMAKMNIAEKERAKVKAECLRLLITLKLNPAKMQLISGFIDTYINLNPAEEIQFQQEISTFSQPVQEGVMQITTSWMRQGIELGIEQGIEQGIERGIEQGIEQGIEQGIEQGIERGIEQGIEREKTLILRQIKRKLGEINPSLETKIMQLSIDDVEVLGEALFDFSTVEDLINWLNTLTA; translated from the coding sequence ATGACTAATAATATTGACCATGACCGCTTATTTAAGGAGTTAATTTCGACCTTTTTTGTCGAATTTATTGAGTTATTTTTTCCTCAATTGATGGATTATTTAGATAGGGACTCGATTACTTTTTTAGACAAAGAAGTATTTACTGATGTCACGGAAGGAGAAAGGTATGAAAGCGATTTAGTCGCACAAGTTAAGTTTCGAGGAAAAGAATCTTTTTTTCTGATTCATGTAGAGGCGCAGGAAAGTTCCCGAAAGTGGTTTAACCGGCGAATGTTTACTTATTTTGCTCGCTTTCATGAGAAATTTGTCTTACCGATTTATCCGATTGTAATTTTTTCTTATTCAAAGCCAAAAAGAGCAGCGATTAGTCAATATGTAGTCGATTTTCCTGATTTAAAAGTCTTAGAATTTAACTATCAGGTAGTGCAGTTAAATCGATTAAATTGGCGAGATTTTCTTAATCAACCGAATCCAGTTGCTTCAGCTTTGATGGCTAAGATGAACATTGCCGAGAAAGAGCGAGCCAAGGTAAAAGCGGAATGTCTGCGCTTGTTAATTACTTTAAAGTTAAATCCTGCAAAAATGCAATTAATTTCCGGATTTATTGATACATATATCAATCTAAATCCTGCCGAAGAGATACAATTTCAACAAGAGATTAGCACATTTAGTCAACCCGTACAGGAGGGAGTTATGCAAATTACTACCAGTTGGATGCGTCAAGGTATTGAACTAGGTATCGAACAAGGTATTGAACAAGGTATCGAACGCGGTATCGAACAAGGTATTGAACAAGGTATTGAACAAGGTATTGAACAAGGTATTGAACGCGGTATCGAACAAGGTATCGAACGCGAAAAGACATTGATTCTTCGTCAAATTAAACGCAAGTTAGGGGAGATTAATCCTTCATTGGAAACTAAAATTATGCAGTTAAGTATTGATGATGTCGAAGTATTAGGAGAAGCTTTATTCGATTTCTCTACGGTTGAAGATTTAATCAATTGGTTAAATACTTTAACTGCCTAG
- a CDS encoding ISL3 family transposase, with product MPSNPQLKLMTELLHLEGVVVTNYQIITDIGIVLHLENMSRESQCIHCGSKTEKVHQNNELTIRDLPFGEQALYLRINRRQMRCEKCGKKFTEELNYLPKKRTYTDRFRKKIVAEVLNSDLKNTAERNGVSEQEIETMLKDLGEELITAKPQGLKKLGIDEIAMIKGKGNYYAVLVNIDTGKIIGLGEKRTEEALTEYLKHWGEEVLSQIEEVSIDLWIGYKNVAEKLMPQAQIVGDRFHVMKQVNNELDEARKEVKREAAKIKNKKNKENILAGIAKSKYALLKNEGDLVEKERKKLEEIYKVSPKLGEMHKLKEEFREVFEKNTEGNEGLFALSDWLKKAMAYFPKSCQTIRRWIDEITAYFDNRTTQGTVEGINNKLKVIKRRGYGFRNFKNFSLRCLLNWHFAS from the coding sequence ATGCCATCAAATCCACAATTAAAGTTAATGACCGAGCTACTTCACCTAGAAGGAGTTGTCGTTACCAATTATCAAATTATTACCGATATAGGAATTGTTTTACATTTAGAAAATATGTCAAGAGAAAGCCAGTGCATTCATTGTGGAAGTAAAACGGAAAAAGTTCATCAAAACAATGAATTAACAATCCGAGATTTACCCTTTGGAGAACAGGCATTATATCTGAGAATCAATCGTCGTCAGATGAGATGCGAGAAATGTGGGAAAAAATTCACAGAAGAACTAAATTATTTGCCGAAGAAAAGAACCTACACAGACAGATTTAGAAAAAAAATAGTGGCCGAAGTCCTGAATAGTGATCTCAAAAATACGGCAGAAAGAAATGGAGTAAGCGAACAAGAAATAGAGACGATGCTCAAAGACTTAGGAGAAGAGTTAATAACCGCAAAACCTCAAGGGCTAAAAAAACTAGGAATAGATGAAATAGCCATGATAAAGGGAAAAGGAAATTACTATGCTGTGTTAGTAAATATAGACACAGGAAAAATTATAGGCTTAGGGGAAAAAAGAACAGAAGAAGCATTAACAGAATACCTGAAACACTGGGGAGAAGAGGTTTTGAGCCAAATAGAGGAAGTAAGTATAGACCTGTGGATAGGGTATAAAAATGTGGCAGAAAAACTAATGCCTCAAGCTCAAATAGTAGGGGATAGATTCCATGTAATGAAACAAGTAAATAACGAGCTAGATGAAGCAAGAAAGGAGGTAAAAAGAGAGGCAGCTAAGATAAAAAACAAGAAAAATAAAGAAAATATCTTAGCAGGAATAGCCAAGAGCAAATATGCCTTATTAAAGAATGAAGGAGACTTAGTAGAGAAAGAAAGGAAAAAATTGGAAGAAATATATAAAGTGTCTCCAAAACTTGGGGAAATGCACAAATTAAAAGAGGAATTTAGAGAAGTATTTGAGAAAAATACGGAGGGGAATGAGGGATTATTTGCCTTGAGTGATTGGCTCAAAAAGGCGATGGCTTACTTTCCTAAAAGCTGCCAGACAATTCGGCGGTGGATTGACGAAATAACTGCCTATTTTGATAACCGAACAACCCAGGGAACAGTTGAAGGAATTAATAATAAACTGAAGGTGATTAAAAGGAGAGGCTATGGATTTAGAAACTTTAAAAACTTTAGTCTTAGATGTTTATTAAATTGGCATTTTGCTAGTTGA
- a CDS encoding PAS domain-containing protein: protein MSDFEELEPKKRELEAVIQSWQQERETFKQIQQEWQEHKERWQLILQGGNDGIWDWNVRTQTLFVSPRWKEMLGYSDGEIANHFDTWKNLLHPEDLDRVLNCLQAYIHREIPEYRAEFRLLCKDGSYKWILARGEALWDESGQPLRMAGSHTDINERKKREKALEIQSYRDNLLSRVTRLLIAQDIHSAIDHTLELLCQFTQSAHCYIIQYSTCRQQWSMVYEYCHPDYPQVIPIREQSQNLSTETFPWFSEQLLNGIPVKLNSLDDLPPTAIPERTILAHSSTPCLLIVPMWDSSGVTVGYLGLDASAEKQWTKEDVTFVRLVGELIAIAQSRYEAEKELKEAKETAIKANKAKSEFLANMSHELRTPLNAILGFTRLISRDSSISSEYRQYLEIVNRSGEHLLELINDILEMSKIEAGRTVFNPSNFDLYALLDNIAEMLRPQAQAKALSLIFDRSSDLPQYICTDESKLRQVLINLLGNGLKFTESGGVTLRGKVGEKRGDYQRLLWEIEDTGAGIAPEEIYKLFQPFNQTETGRKSQQGTGLGLPISKKFVELMGGAIGVSSILGQGSVFSFDIQVGLVGENEIKTETNRAKVIALAENQPKYRILVVDDRPESRLLLLKLLTSLGLSVQEAANGQEAIAIWQAWQPHLIWMDMRMPVKDGYEATREIRQLEADNRGKTVIIALTASAFEEDRALVIAAGCDDFVRKPFREEFIWQKMSEYLGLKYIYADNEPNQSNYSPVFLDSLQSLLKLISPDWIRQLQQAARECDDEKIIALTAEIPPDYATLAQGLQQLAREFSFDAIETIIRDLNIS, encoded by the coding sequence ATGAGTGATTTTGAGGAACTAGAGCCTAAAAAACGGGAATTAGAGGCTGTTATCCAGTCTTGGCAGCAGGAAAGGGAGACTTTTAAGCAAATTCAGCAGGAATGGCAGGAACATAAGGAACGTTGGCAATTAATCCTGCAAGGGGGTAACGACGGCATTTGGGATTGGAATGTCAGAACGCAAACTCTCTTTGTCTCGCCGCGCTGGAAGGAGATGTTAGGCTATAGTGACGGGGAAATTGCCAATCATTTCGATACATGGAAAAATTTACTACATCCTGAGGATCTCGATCGCGTGCTTAACTGTTTGCAAGCATATATTCACCGGGAAATTCCCGAATATCGAGCCGAATTTCGTCTCCTCTGCAAGGATGGCAGTTATAAATGGATTTTAGCCCGGGGAGAGGCTCTCTGGGATGAGTCGGGGCAGCCCCTACGCATGGCAGGTTCCCACACGGATATTAATGAGCGCAAAAAACGGGAAAAAGCCCTAGAAATACAGTCCTATCGCGATAATTTGCTTTCGCGGGTGACAAGATTACTAATTGCTCAAGATATCCACTCGGCGATCGATCATACCCTAGAACTGCTCTGTCAATTTACCCAGAGCGCTCACTGTTACATTATTCAATATTCCACCTGTCGTCAGCAGTGGAGTATGGTTTATGAATACTGTCACCCCGACTATCCGCAAGTTATCCCGATTCGGGAACAATCACAAAATCTCTCGACGGAAACCTTTCCTTGGTTTTCCGAACAATTATTAAACGGTATTCCAGTTAAACTGAACTCTTTAGACGATTTACCTCCTACTGCTATCCCTGAAAGAACTATTCTCGCTCATAGTTCTACTCCCTGTCTCTTAATCGTTCCTATGTGGGATAGTTCCGGGGTAACGGTGGGTTATCTGGGATTGGATGCTAGTGCAGAAAAGCAGTGGACGAAAGAAGATGTCACCTTTGTGCGGTTGGTGGGAGAATTAATTGCGATCGCACAAAGTAGATATGAAGCGGAAAAAGAATTAAAAGAGGCTAAGGAAACGGCAATTAAAGCAAATAAAGCTAAAAGTGAGTTTCTAGCTAACATGAGCCACGAATTACGCACTCCTCTTAATGCTATCTTGGGTTTTACTCGCTTAATATCCCGGGATAGCAGCATCAGCAGTGAATATCGCCAATATTTGGAAATTGTCAATCGTAGCGGGGAACATTTACTAGAGTTAATCAACGATATTCTAGAAATGTCGAAGATAGAAGCGGGAAGAACGGTTTTTAATCCTAGTAATTTCGATTTATACGCTCTTTTAGATAATATTGCCGAAATGCTCCGTCCCCAAGCGCAAGCAAAAGCTTTAAGCTTAATTTTTGATCGCAGCTCCGATCTGCCTCAATATATATGTACTGATGAAAGCAAATTGCGACAGGTGTTAATCAATCTCTTGGGTAACGGATTGAAGTTTACCGAGTCGGGAGGGGTGACTCTCCGGGGAAAAGTAGGGGAGAAAAGAGGAGATTATCAGCGATTGCTCTGGGAAATTGAAGATACAGGCGCAGGAATCGCCCCAGAGGAGATTTATAAGCTATTTCAACCCTTTAACCAAACGGAAACGGGACGAAAATCCCAACAGGGGACAGGATTGGGTTTACCTATCAGTAAAAAATTTGTTGAGTTGATGGGGGGTGCGATCGGAGTTAGTAGTATTCTGGGTCAAGGAAGTGTTTTTAGTTTTGATATTCAGGTGGGTTTGGTGGGGGAAAATGAGATTAAAACCGAAACCAATAGGGCAAAAGTTATCGCTTTAGCCGAAAATCAGCCTAAATATCGCATATTAGTCGTCGATGATCGACCGGAAAGCCGTTTACTGTTACTGAAACTCCTGACTAGCCTAGGATTATCCGTGCAAGAGGCTGCTAATGGTCAAGAAGCGATCGCAATTTGGCAAGCATGGCAACCTCATCTTATCTGGATGGACATGAGAATGCCAGTGAAAGACGGTTACGAAGCAACCAGGGAAATTCGGCAGTTAGAGGCTGATAATCGCGGAAAAACGGTGATAATTGCCCTAACTGCCAGCGCTTTTGAAGAGGATCGCGCCTTGGTTATTGCCGCCGGTTGTGATGATTTCGTGCGTAAACCTTTCCGAGAGGAATTTATCTGGCAAAAAATGAGCGAATATCTGGGATTAAAATATATTTATGCCGATAATGAGCCAAATCAATCCAATTATTCGCCAGTTTTCCTCGATTCCCTGCAATCCCTATTAAAATTAATCAGTCCCGACTGGATTAGACAATTGCAACAAGCGGCGCGAGAATGTGATGATGAAAAAATTATCGCCCTAACCGCCGAAATTCCCCCCGATTATGCTACCCTTGCCCAAGGTTTACAACAGTTAGCCAGAGAATTTTCCTTTGATGCGATCGAAACCATAATTAGAGATTTAAACATATCTTAA